A stretch of the Cydia strobilella chromosome 23, ilCydStro3.1, whole genome shotgun sequence genome encodes the following:
- the LOC134751733 gene encoding uncharacterized protein LOC134751733 has product MNYIFAIFLVCVEAKVTKYVSNVPIRQIGSRFYREELLTDQFQEPRELTYDSSSRNLFFSYMDDELQNSGRGYVNVVTKETKKIYGIARNKAIGVDLDTGDVYFGSDDGLYKFDPVFNNATLLGLYNINIMKIVIRNNEIYVLDANNHSIYKVKNTRKANKVGEWKTVMQFDVDYSNNLHFVNICGLFCVPNGAEEAVKNENLPLVYHFLIDEQTTFGMTLDSLYEIDCQNGTAKKVADINFYIRSITFGDYGDIYYSTDVGLFKLKPINHYVIFDIKRSRT; this is encoded by the coding sequence ATGAATTACATATTTGCGATTTTCCTGGTCTGCGTAGAAGCGAAAGTTACGAAGTATGTGTCGAACGTTCCTATTCGTCAAATCGGCAGTAGATTCTACAGAGAAGAGTTATTGACAGACCAATTTCAAGAACCGAGGGAATTGACATACGATTCTTCAAGCAGAAATCTGTTCTTCTCGTATATGGATGATGAGTTGCAGAATTCTGGAAGAGGCTACGTGAACGTTGTAACGAAAGAGACTAAGAAGATATATGGGATAGCTAGAAACAAAGCTATAGGAGTTGATCTTGATACTGGTGATGTCTATTTTGGTTCAGACGATGGCTTATACAAATTCGATCCTGTATTCAATAATGCTACATTATTAGGTCTGTATAACATTAACATAATGAAAATCGTGATTCGCAACAATGAAATCTACGTTTTAGACGCAAATAATCATAGCATTTACAAAGTTAAAAACACTAGAAAAGCTAACAAAGTTGGCGAATGGAAAACAGTTATGCAGTTCGATGTAGATTACAGTAACAACCTACATTTTGTGAATATCTGTGGACTTTTTTGCGTTCCGAATGGCGCAGAAGAAGCagtgaaaaatgaaaatttgcCGCTCGTTTATCATTTTCTTATAGACGAACAGACAACATTTGGAATGACCCTGGATTCTTTGTATGAGATAGATTGTCAGAACGGAACAGCGAAGAAAGTAGCGgatataaatttttatataagaaGTATAACGTTTGGTGATTATGGTGACATATATTATTCGACCGATGTCGGTTTGTTTAAGTTGAAACCGATCAATCATTATGTTATTTTCGATATAAAAAGGTCGAGGACGTAA
- the LOC134751732 gene encoding ommochrome-binding protein-like, with protein MNTRIQTLIMKLVILISSLVIVQAGVTKRDAQCEGPLVNGVQHSKDVLKTDLDRPYLLTTDFSSNTLYFSYTIKGEEEGFKSAKLNLNTKEFTDIDGVPNGFAQAVDESTHEVYIGGSDGIYKYKQNANKADFFGANGTDIWTIYYKDVLYFSIFPSQFLYTFVDGEITRFKDLEDTLVDSFLIDNENTLFFSNSSGLYSQKKGTKDAINISGEETRIVRGLTKNKDGDVYACVQDGIYSVDKTQHSLEKYVDIDDAFGVAFDNQNNLVYADATNVVRLTPCK; from the exons ATGAACACGCGGATTCAGACG CTAATCATGAAGCTCGTTATTCTAATATCAAGTCTAGTCATCGTCCAAGCTGGAGTTACAAAGCGAGACGCCCAATGCGAAGGACCTCTTGTAAACGGAGTTCAACACAGCAAAGACGTACTTAAAACTGACCTCGACAGGCCGTACCTACTCACCACAGATTTCAGTAGTAACACGCTTTATTTCAGTTACACCATCAAAGGTGAAGAAGAAGGCTTCAAATCTGCCAAGCTTAATTTAAACACTAAAGAATTCACTGATATAGATGGCGTCCCAAATGGCTTTGCTCAAGCGGTTGACGAAAGCACTCACGAAGTTTATATCGGTGGAAGTGatggtatatataaatataaacaaaatgcAAACAAAGCAGATTTTTTTGGAGCAAACGGCACTGACATTTGGACGATATACTACAAGGATGTGctctatttttctatttttccatCTCAGTTCCTGTACACCTTTGTTGACGGTGAAATAACAAGGTTCAAAGATCTAGAAGATACTCTAGTAGATAGTTTTCTTATTGATAATGAAAATACACTGTTTTTCTCAAACAGCTCCGGTTTGTACAGTCAAAAGAAAGGCACGAAAGATGCGATTAATATATCTGGTGAAGAAACACGCATTGTTAGAGGActgactaaaaataaagatggtGATGTCTATGCTTGCGTTCAAGATGGTATTTACTCTGTGGATAAAACGCAGCATTCTTTAGAGAAATATGTGGACATTGATGATGCTTTTGGTGTGGCATTTGACAATCAGAACAACTTGGTGTACGCTGATGCGACAAATGTTGTGAGACTTACGCCTTGCAAATGA